In Tachysurus vachellii isolate PV-2020 chromosome 1, HZAU_Pvac_v1, whole genome shotgun sequence, a genomic segment contains:
- the tpgs1 gene encoding tubulin polyglutamylase complex subunit 1 has protein sequence MAEKRRSGVASDSKSAKAESDEEFLSQAGVDALLGCALLKLVQARPEDPIGFLAEHFTNEASETESGGGGDAGDGGDGDGGKYQDALEEQQLNKALWHLSLAHHSQRSAFSNNIRVAYDLLSECGTTRHAPGGVQGRLYTEMLRCVCSDSGLSEKTAAPLLHRLQCRDYEAVPFELFRQAVMTCATFSDYLHRARCLYTAVACSPERPAERELCETVLNALREALDTSHGSEATRYLEASAKISPAELARAMVKKRGASREQEGPSMDMREFEDAAAALFITRVRVVN, from the exons ATGGCTGAAAAGAGGCGATCTGGGGTCGCTTCCGACTCCAAATCTGCCAAAGCCGAGAGCGATGAGGAGTTTCTGTCTCAGGCCGGAGTGGATGCGCTGCTCGGGTGCGCGCTGCTGAAACTGGTGCAGGCCCGACCCGAGGATCCGATAGGATTTCTGGCTGAGCATTTCACTAACGAGGCGTCGGAAACTGAGAGCGGTGGTGGAGGTGATgcaggagatggaggagatggTGATGGAGGGAAATATCAGGACGCGCTGGAGGAGCAGCAGCTGAACAAGGCGCTTTGGCACCTGAGTTTAGCGCATCACTCACAGAG ATCTGCCTTCAGCAACAACATCCGCGTGGCTTATGATCTGCTTAGTGAATGTGGCACCACCCGGCACGCACCAGGTGGAGTCCAGGGCCGACTCTACACTGAGATGCTGCGGTGCGTGTGTAGTGACAGCGGCCTGTCGGAGAAGACGGCAGCCCCGCTCCTGCATCGACTGCAGTGCCGTGATTATGAGGCTGTGCCCTTTGAGCTCTTTCGACAGGCGGTGATGACATGTGCAACGTTCTCCGATTACCTCCACAGAGCACGATGCCTGTACACTGCCGTGGCTTGCAGTCCTGAGCGGCCTGCAGAGCGGGAATTATGTGAAACTGTCCTCAACGCTCTACGAGAGGCACTGGATACCTCACATGGGTCTGAAGCCACACGTTACCTAGAGGCCAGTGCCAAGATCTCACCTGCTGAGCTGGCACGGGCCATGGTCAAAAAACGGGGTGCCAGCAGGGAGCAGGAAGGGCCGAGCATGGACATGCGTGAGTTTGAGGATGCTGCCGCAGCACTCTTTATAACCAGGGTGCGTGTGGTAAACTGA
- the LOC132845619 gene encoding inositol-3-phosphate synthase 1-A-like → MMSETIRINSPNVQYTEKFIESQYTYQTTSVSRSRDTYTVTPHSIDFSFRTERHVPKVGVMLVGWGGNNGSTVTAAVLANRLGLKWTTKTGVKSANYYGSLLESSTVSLGFGPKGEIFVPFRELLPMVHPNDIIFDGWDISSMDLGRAMERAQVLDWSLQEMLRPHMCKLKPRPSIYIPDFIAANQEHRADNVLTGTKAEQMEQIRRDIRDFKEKSGVDKVIVMWTANTERFIDIVTGVHDTAKNLLATIQNEGEVSPSTLFAVASILEGCAYINGSPQNTFVPGTIELAVQHGVFIGGDDFKSGQTKLKTVLVDFLLSAGIKPTSIVSYNHLGNNDGMNLSAPQQFRSKEISKSNVVDDMVKSNPLLFKPGEKPDHCVVIKYVPYVGDSKRAMDEYTSEIMLGGTNTIALHNTCEDSLLASPIILDLVILTELCQRITFRTQQDSSFQSFHSVLSILSFLCKAPLVPHNAPVVNAFFRQRACIENVMRACLGLPPQNHMQLEYKMQKSFNVCENKNIQSLVATKGNNNNVVTNMYQCLECGGATDQKTVDR, encoded by the exons ATGATGTCTGAGACGATCCGCATCAACAGCCCTAATGTGCAGTACACTGAGAAGTTCATCGAGTCACAGTACACGTACCAGACCACCTCAGTGAGCAGGAGCAGAGACACGTACACG GTGACACCCCACAGTATTGATTTTTCATTTCGCACAGAGCGCCATGTGCCCAAGGTCGGTGTCATGCTTGTGGGGTGGGGCGGAAACAATGGCAGCACCGTCACCGCTGCTGTTCTGGCCAATAGGCTTGGCCTAAAATGGACAACCAAGACTGGTGTCAAG AGCGCCAATTACTATGGTTCATTGCTGGAGTCTTCCACTGTATCTCTGGGGTTTGGGCCAAAGGGGGAGATCTTTGTGCCGTTCAGAGAACTGCTGCCAATGGTGCATcctaatgacatcatatttgaTG GTTGGGATATCTCCTCTATGGATCTTGGTCGTGCTATGGAGCGTGCTCAGGTTCTAGACTGGAGCCTTCAGGAGATGCTTCGTCCCCACATGTGCAAGCTGAAACCAAGGCCCTCCATTTACATCCCAGATTTCATTGCTGCCAATCAGGAGCACAGGGCTGACAATGTCCTCACAGGCACCAAAGCAGAGCAG ATGGAACAAATCCGTAGAGATATCCGTGACTTCAAAGAGAAGAGTGGCGTGGACAAAGTCATAGTGATGTGGActgcaaacacagagagattcATAGATATTGTGACTGGTGTCCATGACACTGCCAAGAACCTTCTTGCTACCATCCAG AACGAAGGAGAAGTATCTCCATCCACCCTGTTTGCTGTGGCTAGTATTCTGGAGGGCTGTGCCTATATCAACGGCTCCCCTCAGAACACTTTCGTACCTGGAACTATAGAGCTGGCCGTTCAGCATGGGGTCTTCATAGGAGGAGATGACTTCAAATCAGGCCAGACAAAACTGAAGACCGTTCTGGTGGATTTTCTACTCAGTGCAGGGATCAAG CCAACCTCCATTGTGAGCTACAATCACCTGGGAAACAACGATGGCATGAACCTGTCGGCTCCACAGCAGTTCCGATCTAAAGAGATCTCCAAAAGCAACGTAGTGGATGACATGGTGAAGTCCAATCCACTGCTATTCAAGCCTGGAGAGAAACCTGATCACTGT GTGGTCATTAAGTATGTCCCCTATGTGGGAGACAGCAAACGAGCAATGGACGAGTACACGTCAGAGATCATGCTGGGTGGCACAAACACAATTGCTCTGCACAACACATGTGAG GATTCACTGCTGGCCAGTCCAATTATTCTGGACCTGGTCATTCTGACCGAGCTATGTCAGCGAATCACGTTCCGTACACAGCAGGACTCATCCTTCCAGTCTTTCCACAGTGTCCTGTCCATACTTAGCTTCCTCTGCAAGGCCCCGCTCGTACCGCACAACGCACCGGTGGTCAACGCTTTTTTCCGCCAGCGAGCCTGCATCGAAAATGTCATGAG GGCTTGCCTCGGCCTTCCCCCTCAGAACCACATGCAGCTCGAGTACAAGATGCAGAAAAGCTTcaatgtttgtgaaaacaagAATATTCAAAGCCTTGTAGCCACAAAgggaaacaacaacaacgtcgTCACCAACATGTATCAATGCCTTGAGTGCGGTGGTGCCACTGACCAGAAGACTGttgacagataa